One segment of Carya illinoinensis cultivar Pawnee chromosome 13, C.illinoinensisPawnee_v1, whole genome shotgun sequence DNA contains the following:
- the LOC122291010 gene encoding uncharacterized protein LOC122291010, with product MASRKRGGAEVLMAQWRKLKLSEEEEEVVEIMQTGKKEIDRKGEKSLIGRVCSDRPVSKTLISNTMAKIWRISRRAVFQEVERNTFVISFETHADMYKVLEGKPWSFDSSLFVLIPYEGKLCLREMVFDKETFWLQIHNMPLGCMSMEWGNQIGSSVGRVLEVDVEEDGTGWGRYLRVKLQLALMKAIPRGRFINVEQTKHWVYFRYENLPRICLKCGWFVHGEMGCMATHADQAVEGGSEPQFGSWLRAESFSKRNLFSYRNNKGREDLYTRDTSGQAEVEGGVGNEEGDRQANGSNMHSSSTFSNTQGPVTVEARRRTVEKELVRTSEMSGEGMAT from the coding sequence ATGGCTAGCAGAAAACGTGGTGGAGCTGAAGTTTTAATGGCTCAATGGAGAAAGCTCAAACTAtctgaggaggaagaagaagtagTGGAGATAATGCAAACTGGAAAAAAAGAGATAGATCGCAAGGGAGAAAAGAGTCTGATAGGAAGGGTCTGTTCAGACCGTCCAGTTAGCAAAACATTGATCAGCAATACCATGGCAAAAATATGGCGTATTAGCAGAAGGGCAgtctttcaagaagtggaacgTAACACATTCGTAATCTCTTTTGAAACTCATGCAGACATGTATAAAGTTCTTGAAGGGAAACCGTGGTCTTTCGATTCATCTTTGTTTGTACTGATCCCATACGAGGGGAAGTTATGCCTCAGGGAGATGGTTTTCGACAAAGAAACCTTTTGGTTACAAATCCATAACATGCCTCTAGGGTGCATGTCTATGGAATGGGGAAACCAAATCGGAAGTTCAGTGGGAAGGGTATTAGAAGTTGACGTAGAAGAAGATGGTACTGGATGGGGAAGGTATCTAAGGGTAAAACTACAGCTAGCACTGATGAAGGCTATCCCGAGGGGTCGCTTCATCAATGTAGAGCAAACAAAGCACTGGGTATACTTCCGTTATGAAAATCTACCCCGAATCTGCCTCAAGTGTGGATGGTTTGTTCATGGAGAGATGGGCTGCATGGCTACGCATGCAGATCAAGCAGTGGAGGGAGGGTCGGAACCTCAGTTTGGATCCTGGCTAAGGGCAGAGAGCTTCTCAAAGCGCAACTTATTTTCTTACCGAAACAACAAAGGAAGAGAGGATTTGTACACGAGAGATACTAGTGGGCAGGCAGAGGTGGAGGGTGGTGTAGGAAATGAGGAAGGAGATCGGCAAGCCAATGGAAGTAACATGCACTCTTCATCAACCTTCTCCAACACACAGGGACCAGTGACGGTCGAAGCTAGAAGAAGAACAGTGGAAAAGGAACTAGTACGAACCTCAGAAATGTCAGGGGAAGGTATGGCAACCTAG
- the LOC122291011 gene encoding uncharacterized protein LOC122291011 yields the protein MVELINYSQYHINVRMSDESGSNRWLLSCFYGHPVTSLRNKTWRLLSSFKPAVGGWGVIGDFNEVLYSDEKEGGNPRSEYLMRQFREVMEEGSLCDLGWAGNKFTWSNCHEDESFTKERLDRAIANVDWKSLYPMHTVETLPAICSDHSPILLDFSIERCSFRRWHHFFKYEASWNNEEGCSEVVAEAWNKRMGERSRMEGLMRKLETTQRKLSQWSRNLNRDRIEAIKEKTHQLDSLQRNAGAENSRE from the coding sequence ATGGTAGAGCTCATCAACTACTCTCAGTATCACATTAATGTGCGTATGAGTGATGAATCAGGCAGTAATAGATGGTTGCTATCTTGTTTCTATGGCCACCCTGTTACAAGCTTAAGAAATAAGACCTGGAGATTATTATCATCTTTTAAGCCTGCAGTTGGGGGGTGGGGGGTCATAGGTGATTTCAACGAGGTTCTGTACAGTGATGAGAAGGAAGGAGGAAATCCTAGGAGTGAGTATTTGATGAGACAATTCAGGGAGGTGATGGAGGAAGGCAGTTTATGTGATCTGGGGTGGGCTGGAAATAAATTCACCTGGAGCAATTGCCATGAAGATGAATCTTTCACTAAAGAGAGATTGGATAGAGCTATAGCTAATGTTGATTGGAAATCTCTATACCCGATGCATACAGTTGAGACTCTCCCAGCCATCTGTTCTGATCACAGCCCAATATTGTTAGATTTCAGTATTGAGAGGTGCTCATTTCGAAGATGGCATCATTTCTTTAAGTATGAGGCCAGCTGGAACAATGAGGAGGGTTGTAGTGAGGTTGTAGCAGAAGCATGGAATAAACGTATGGGAGAGAGGAGCAGGATGGAAGGTTTGATGAGGAAGCTAGAAACCACCCAAAGGAAGCTCAGTCAGTGGAGTAGAAATTTGAATAGAGACAGGATAGAGGCAATTAAAGAAAAGACCCACCAACTAGATTCCTTACAAAGGAATGCAGGGGCTGAGAACTCAAGAGAATAG
- the LOC122291013 gene encoding uncharacterized protein LOC122291013, with protein sequence MAAVLCHLLWSRRNAFVFKDQFMSPETITAMAQAEVSVLREVNSKVSSRLEGGGSAAVAGRQWQLPEWPAVKVNFDAAFDKSLNRGAIGIVVRDCEGKLKACLTTSRDQVFSAAQAEKAALQRALDMCIDMDLNHVVFEGDAKAIIEAVNSRNEDFSWGGQETDDLQHVMRLHPGWKLSFALRSANGAAHNAACLAIKESNERVWIESGPLAVMNSVLSDVPIVVAS encoded by the coding sequence ATGGCTGCAGTGCTGTGTCACCTTCTGTGGAGCAGGAGGAATGCTTTTGTCTTCAAAGACCAGTTCATGAGTCCTGAGACCATTACAGCAATGGCTCAGGCTGAAGTTTCAGTGCTGAGGGAGGTTAATTCCAAGGTTAGCAGCAGGTTAGAGGGAGGGGGGTCAGCTGCAGTGGCCGGTAGGCAGTGGCAATTACCTGAGTGGCCTGCTGTAAAGGTGAATTTCGATGCTGCATTTGATAAGTCCTTGAATAGAGGTGCAATAGGCATAGTAGTAAGAGATTGTGAAGGAAAGTTAAAAGCCTGCCTAACTACATCAAGGGACCAGGTTTTCTCGGCTGCCCAAGCAGAAAAAGCAGCACTACAGAGGGCTTTGGATATGTGTATAGACatggacttgaaccatgttgtCTTCGAAGGAGATGCAAAGGCAATCATAGAGGCTGTCAATTCAAGAAATGAGGACTTTTCGTGGGGTGGCCAAGAGACAGATGATTTGCAGCATGTGATGAGGCTTCATCCGGGTTGGAAGCTATCTTTCGCTCTCAGGTCTGCGAATGGTGCAGCTCACAATGCTGCATGTTTAGCTATTAAGGAATCCAACGAGAGGGTGTGGATTGAGAGTGGACCCTTGGCGGTTATGAACTCTGTTTTGAGTGATGTACCTATTGTTGTTGCAAGTTGA